One segment of Solanum stenotomum isolate F172 chromosome 1, ASM1918654v1, whole genome shotgun sequence DNA contains the following:
- the LOC125853545 gene encoding agamous-like MADS-box protein AGL92, with protein sequence MSNKECLENNTESSGGNTKKTLYEKIASLMEKAQELSTLCDVQPGIVIYTPDEDILWPTESQAKERFQNYLSFRWDTRNDNLVTHETNLEKKKKAQEENIRIMEQENEEKEMELLFNEVIGGKSYLELDARELKGMIKLIALKKTKVDERKKQLQEEDQPIKGGCLVISGLSEKKKEWRCAAGFVVVMG encoded by the exons ATGTCTAATAAGGAGTGCCTTGAGAACAATACAGAATCAAGTGGTGGTAATACAAAAAAAACCCTTTATGAAAAAATAGCAAGTTTGATGGAGAAAGCACAAGAATTGTCAACTTTGTGTGATGTACAACCTGGGATAGTTATTTACACTCCAGATGAAGATATTTTATGGCCAACAGAAAGTCAAGCTAAGGAAAGATTTCAGAATTATTTAAGTTTTCGTTGGGACACAAGGAATGATAATCTTGTTACACATGAAACCaatcttgaaaaaaagaagaaggctCAAGAAGAAAACATTAGAATAATGGAACAGGAGAATGAGGAGAAAGAAATGGAGTTGTTGTTTAATGAAGTTATTGGTGGAAAAAGCTATTTGGAACTCGATGCTAGAGAACTTAAAGGTATGATAAAGCTAATTGCTCTTAAGAAGACTAAAGTTGATGAACGTAAGAAACAACTGCAAGAAGAAGATCAACCAATAAAAG GTGGGTGTTTGGTGATTAGTGGTTTAtcagaaaagaagaaggaatgGCGTTGTGCAGCTGGATTTGTGGTGGTGATGGGTTAG